One genomic segment of Desulfocapsa sulfexigens DSM 10523 includes these proteins:
- a CDS encoding NAD-dependent epimerase/dehydratase family protein: MTTEGAKQLHAFVTGGSGFIGTNLVFELIKRHYSVSCLVRSETKARHLQHKDIELLSGDLNNPASLGAQIQKADIVFHVAGTTKAVRKSEYFKGNLDTTRNLVQLITQHAPSHQKLVYISSQAAAGPCSKEPGVNESAPNSLPVSAYGQSKKEAEKVVLSIADQFPVVILRPSIVFGPRDHGMKPLFKATSHGIMIKSGFRDFPVSLIYVDDLVRAILLAGTTDAANGKTFYVTDGKSYTWDTLMNAIAAHINPRAFLLTLPLSLIWIACQIMGLLGRLSNRPQDLNPDKWCEIKQAGWLCSSKCIQIELGFRPHWTLENGIKKTVAWYRKSGWL, encoded by the coding sequence ATGACTACCGAAGGAGCAAAGCAACTGCACGCTTTTGTCACCGGAGGCTCTGGATTTATCGGGACAAATCTGGTTTTCGAGCTTATCAAACGTCACTACTCAGTAAGCTGTCTTGTCCGCTCAGAAACAAAAGCCCGTCATCTACAACATAAAGATATTGAACTGCTTTCAGGAGATCTCAACAATCCAGCCTCACTTGGAGCACAGATACAAAAAGCAGATATCGTCTTTCATGTCGCAGGAACAACGAAGGCCGTCAGGAAATCCGAATACTTCAAGGGCAATCTGGACACCACACGCAACCTGGTACAACTCATCACTCAACATGCCCCGAGCCATCAGAAACTCGTTTACATTTCCAGCCAGGCCGCCGCGGGACCATGTTCCAAGGAACCAGGGGTGAATGAATCGGCGCCAAACTCACTGCCAGTCTCAGCATATGGCCAGTCCAAGAAGGAAGCAGAAAAAGTGGTTCTCTCCATCGCGGATCAATTTCCGGTCGTTATCCTCAGGCCTTCCATTGTCTTTGGTCCCAGAGATCATGGAATGAAGCCACTCTTTAAAGCAACTTCCCATGGAATTATGATAAAGAGTGGCTTCAGAGATTTCCCTGTCAGTCTTATCTATGTGGATGACCTGGTAAGGGCTATTCTTCTGGCTGGTACAACAGATGCGGCAAATGGAAAAACGTTCTATGTAACAGACGGCAAGTCCTATACCTGGGACACTCTGATGAACGCAATCGCCGCACACATAAATCCACGCGCTTTCCTCCTGACACTGCCATTATCTCTTATATGGATTGCTTGTCAGATTATGGGTTTACTGGGACGCCTTAGCAACCGTCCGCAGGATTTAAACCCTGATAAATGGTGTGAGATCAAACAGGCTGGTTGGCTTTGCAGTTCCAAATGCATACAAATTGAGCTTGGATTTCGGCCCCATTGGACTTTGGAAAATGGGATAAAAAAAACGGTTGCCTGGTATCGGAAATCAGGATGGCTTTAG
- a CDS encoding sulfotransferase yields MAFENRYGFLDRVLHKIAFFSWTAQAALSDFENTLFAERLSSIDVKRPVFITALPRAGTTLLLELCNTIDEFTSHSYRNMPFVLTPLLWNRFSQSFQSNDKERERAHGDGMMVGIDSPEAFEEIVWRTFWRSNYKKGHIEAWAGQRDRDFEHFLRDHIRKIIVLSASNNIATIRYISKNNLNISRVNYLRKIFPDSITVILYRDPIAHASSLLQQHQNFLKIHADDKFAKSYMQAIGHYDFGRTLKPVNFSNWLNDTPYKATNSLSFWLAYWCACYGYLAATASSHALFLSYDRLIANPVEGLRLLAEKIGIEQSELFIEQASRFRQPRSYETDTEEIPSELLLQVQQVFEDITTRSTF; encoded by the coding sequence ATGGCCTTTGAAAATCGTTACGGCTTTCTTGATCGAGTATTGCACAAAATAGCGTTTTTCTCCTGGACTGCCCAGGCAGCATTATCAGATTTTGAAAACACACTATTTGCTGAAAGACTCTCGAGCATAGACGTAAAGCGTCCGGTATTTATCACAGCGCTGCCAAGGGCTGGCACCACCTTACTATTGGAGCTTTGTAATACTATTGATGAGTTCACCAGTCATAGTTACCGAAATATGCCTTTCGTGTTGACACCGCTGTTATGGAATCGTTTTTCTCAATCATTTCAAAGCAATGATAAAGAAAGAGAGCGGGCGCATGGTGATGGTATGATGGTGGGCATAGACAGCCCGGAGGCATTTGAAGAAATTGTTTGGCGCACTTTCTGGAGATCAAACTATAAAAAGGGGCACATAGAGGCGTGGGCGGGGCAGCGCGATCGAGATTTCGAACATTTTTTAAGGGATCATATTCGAAAAATTATTGTTTTATCTGCCTCAAACAATATTGCAACTATACGTTATATCTCAAAAAACAACTTAAACATATCCCGTGTCAATTATTTAAGAAAAATATTCCCCGACTCCATCACAGTGATTTTATATCGTGACCCGATAGCTCATGCTTCCTCACTGCTGCAACAGCACCAGAATTTCCTAAAAATTCATGCTGACGACAAATTCGCAAAATCCTATATGCAAGCAATTGGACATTACGACTTCGGTCGCACCCTAAAACCTGTTAATTTCTCAAACTGGCTCAATGACACTCCGTATAAGGCCACAAATTCACTGTCATTTTGGCTGGCCTATTGGTGCGCATGCTATGGCTATCTTGCCGCCACAGCTTCCTCGCATGCTCTGTTCCTTTCGTATGACAGGCTAATTGCGAATCCAGTAGAAGGGCTCAGACTATTGGCTGAGAAAATAGGTATAGAGCAGAGCGAGCTTTTTATTGAACAGGCCAGCAGATTTCGTCAGCCAAGAAGTTATGAGACGGATACTGAAGAAATCCCTTCAGAATTGTTACTTCAAGTCCAACAAGTCTTTGAGGATATAACCACTCGATCAACCTTCTAA
- a CDS encoding UbiA family prenyltransferase, producing MASSAAYIFNDILDRHADVNHRKKCTRPIAAGTLDIRTASILCVLLIVFSLYLAYLLNTAFFLLIFGYFLLNGAYSLFLKKIPVLDVCILVSFFLSRLFAGSVVTGIILSTWLIFVASLVALFLGFCKRRQDLLLCFTEEQGEPYVRKYSPGFLNGVIFAIAPVIMGSYP from the coding sequence CTGGCAAGTAGTGCTGCATATATTTTTAATGACATCTTAGATCGACATGCAGATGTAAATCATAGGAAAAAATGTACTCGCCCTATAGCGGCCGGGACATTAGATATTCGTACGGCTTCCATTCTCTGTGTACTTCTCATCGTTTTTTCCTTGTACTTGGCATATCTCCTGAACACAGCATTTTTCCTATTAATATTTGGCTATTTTCTGTTGAATGGTGCCTATTCATTATTTTTAAAAAAAATACCTGTTTTGGATGTTTGTATTTTGGTGTCTTTTTTTCTGTCCCGATTGTTTGCCGGTTCAGTTGTTACTGGTATTATATTGTCAACGTGGCTTATCTTTGTGGCCAGCCTGGTCGCCTTGTTTCTTGGGTTTTGTAAACGTCGTCAAGACCTGCTTCTGTGCTTTACAGAGGAACAGGGGGAGCCTTATGTGCGAAAATATTCCCCGGGCTTTCTGAATGGGGTGATTTTTGCCATAGCGCCAGTTATCATGGGCAGTTATCCATAG
- a CDS encoding acyltransferase family protein, with amino-acid sequence MTNRVVHVDIAKGISIILVALFHSKIYPFAPDCMNAMGLFRMPLFFFLSGVFFNASMGANVFLWKKSDALLKPYFATLLVVFVFAVLHREEHLIRQLIGIFYGNGVTIPPRWVPMWFLTHLFLIYAFTYFIFRITNVQSKNVFFKYILILILMVIGTQWIDVFWNLEITLFGTEIIMPGLPFGIDIVLVSASFFISGAFLREKVIHFIPNVYLLICSVLMFLLVTMFTDAHMDLNRRVYSNPFFTTAGSMAGIYAVICIAYYLSKTKKIRNIFLTFGQASLFVLIFHVFIGSNVYGYLMGLETESREMLFAVFAFIISISVPLLIKYFVLKNRIVSFFYCPVKIKNTTRM; translated from the coding sequence ATGACAAATCGAGTAGTGCATGTGGATATTGCAAAAGGAATTTCCATCATATTAGTAGCGCTATTTCATAGTAAAATATATCCTTTTGCACCAGATTGCATGAATGCAATGGGGCTTTTTAGAATGCCTCTCTTCTTTTTTCTGTCGGGAGTGTTTTTTAATGCATCAATGGGTGCGAATGTTTTTTTGTGGAAGAAGTCGGATGCGTTGCTTAAACCATATTTTGCTACATTATTAGTTGTTTTTGTTTTTGCAGTTCTCCACAGAGAGGAACATTTGATCAGACAGTTAATCGGTATCTTTTACGGTAATGGGGTAACCATACCGCCAAGATGGGTGCCAATGTGGTTCTTAACACATCTTTTTTTAATATATGCTTTCACCTATTTTATTTTCCGCATTACAAATGTTCAGAGTAAAAACGTATTTTTTAAATACATTCTTATCCTTATTCTTATGGTGATTGGAACCCAATGGATTGATGTCTTCTGGAATTTAGAGATAACCTTATTTGGTACGGAGATTATAATGCCAGGTTTGCCCTTTGGCATTGATATTGTTTTAGTAAGCGCTTCATTTTTTATTTCAGGGGCTTTTTTGAGAGAGAAAGTTATCCATTTTATCCCAAATGTATACCTTTTAATATGCTCAGTCCTAATGTTTTTACTGGTTACAATGTTTACAGATGCACACATGGACCTGAATAGAAGAGTGTATAGCAATCCTTTCTTTACCACAGCTGGCTCGATGGCTGGCATTTATGCTGTGATATGCATTGCCTACTATCTTAGTAAGACAAAAAAAATTCGGAATATTTTTCTAACTTTTGGTCAGGCAAGTCTATTTGTTCTTATATTTCATGTGTTTATTGGTAGTAATGTGTATGGGTATTTGATGGGCCTGGAGACAGAAAGTCGTGAAATGTTGTTTGCTGTTTTTGCATTTATAATCAGTATATCTGTGCCCCTCCTTATTAAATATTTTGTGTTAAAAAATAGAATAGTATCATTTTTTTATTGTCCGGTGAAAATTAAGAATACAACCAGGATGTAA
- a CDS encoding glycosyltransferase, with product MSDNNTVKPVPFVSLIVPVTGASPVLAENLKTLVNQDYQSFNVIFVLQDENDPATPIITAITKENKRATYTYSGRAISCSQKNHNLLVGVQQVGNKPDILVFCDSGHTAPPDWLDCLLHPLLSHTSCMVSSGYHQIYSKGSCTCSQGRAICVLTLSLIRRLPFLGQPWGGATAIRREVFENISVADTWKENIVDDVSLAKLLQKNNIPVAIPDKTDLKTHLSDLSVTSWIIWLTRQWAYLKFIFPVLWIVTGLLSIVAAISVLASLGITIISLFFPYSRFLLQYSLPCIFLFFLFTIFLYSKHPSPGSFFSWFPASLAALTMAAYCHIRTWFSMVIGWAGIQYRVGKNGKVLSIIRKEIP from the coding sequence ATGAGCGACAACAACACAGTCAAACCAGTTCCTTTTGTATCGCTCATTGTACCGGTTACTGGAGCATCACCGGTTCTTGCAGAGAACCTGAAAACCTTGGTTAATCAGGATTATCAATCTTTCAATGTCATTTTTGTTCTTCAGGACGAAAACGACCCTGCAACACCTATTATTACTGCGATCACAAAGGAAAACAAAAGAGCAACATACACCTATTCCGGCAGAGCCATAAGCTGCAGCCAAAAGAACCACAACCTACTCGTAGGGGTACAGCAAGTGGGAAACAAACCGGATATTTTGGTATTTTGTGACTCCGGCCACACAGCTCCTCCAGATTGGTTGGATTGCCTCCTCCACCCCTTACTCTCGCATACTTCATGTATGGTGAGTTCCGGCTATCATCAAATTTACTCAAAAGGCTCCTGTACTTGCTCACAGGGAAGAGCAATTTGTGTACTCACCCTCAGCCTTATCCGTAGATTACCTTTCCTTGGCCAGCCATGGGGCGGTGCAACGGCAATAAGACGAGAAGTTTTTGAGAACATCTCCGTCGCTGACACCTGGAAGGAAAATATTGTTGATGATGTCAGCCTTGCCAAACTGTTACAGAAAAACAATATCCCAGTAGCTATCCCAGACAAAACTGACCTCAAAACACATCTCAGTGACTTAAGTGTTACCAGCTGGATTATCTGGCTGACAAGACAGTGGGCCTATCTTAAATTTATTTTCCCCGTACTCTGGATTGTGACAGGTCTTCTGAGTATTGTTGCTGCAATCTCTGTTCTGGCAAGTCTTGGCATCACCATAATAAGCCTGTTTTTTCCCTATTCCAGGTTCCTGCTCCAATACAGTCTTCCCTGTATTTTCTTATTTTTCTTGTTCACAATTTTTCTTTATTCCAAACATCCTTCTCCAGGATCATTTTTTTCCTGGTTCCCCGCATCTCTTGCGGCCCTCACTATGGCAGCGTACTGTCACATCCGAACGTGGTTTTCGATGGTTATTGGCTGGGCAGGCATTCAATACCGAGTGGGGAAAAACGGCAAAGTTTTGAGCATTATACGAAAAGAAATTCCATGA
- a CDS encoding arylsulfotransferase family protein, whose translation MPKKSLSKHLDSLSLGLFCLSIAMVLFSCGLAVSEFKLFPYEYIKSGFNLAKSGLLEMVGNEAAALPFYFSETARVDRVLTRSPVLMQQGLTVISGITQQKDFRILVVDDQGNEIHRWSIDPFQIWPDFNHIPEEDQPKSAPGTHVHGVKVIENGDIVFNLERVGLTRMDACGNVVWNFPHRTHHSIDRDDQGNFWVPGQINHYDKEASIPNYHTIFQEFTILKVSSSGKLLEEISIFDLLHNNGLSGLLYMSSIDNWDTVVHGDTLHLNDIEIFSNKMTSGIFQTGDIMISLRNINSVMVFDGATHKLKASSIGQVLRQHDPDFVDGNTVTIFDNNNLLPDVKNPSSRIVLWDTRDNTVNTVFEGSQETPFFTHIMGKHQRLPNGNMLLVESTKGRVVEITGDNEIVWDYMNIIAGGLAGIVDDAQRLPIAMDQKFFSDARESCQ comes from the coding sequence ATGCCCAAAAAATCTTTAAGTAAACATCTAGATTCTTTATCTCTTGGGCTCTTTTGCCTGTCAATTGCAATGGTTCTATTCTCCTGCGGTCTGGCTGTCAGTGAATTCAAATTATTTCCTTATGAGTATATTAAAAGTGGATTTAACCTTGCAAAAAGTGGTCTGCTTGAAATGGTCGGTAATGAGGCAGCTGCTTTGCCATTTTATTTTAGCGAAACAGCCCGTGTTGATCGGGTGCTCACTCGATCCCCCGTCTTAATGCAGCAAGGTCTGACTGTAATTAGTGGAATTACTCAGCAAAAAGACTTTCGAATACTTGTTGTCGATGATCAGGGAAATGAGATTCATCGCTGGTCTATAGACCCATTTCAAATTTGGCCTGACTTTAATCATATACCTGAAGAAGACCAACCTAAATCAGCCCCTGGCACTCATGTTCACGGTGTAAAAGTTATAGAAAATGGTGATATTGTTTTTAATCTGGAAAGGGTCGGGCTTACTCGCATGGACGCTTGCGGTAATGTGGTATGGAATTTCCCCCATCGAACTCACCACTCTATAGATCGAGACGATCAGGGGAATTTCTGGGTGCCAGGTCAAATTAATCACTACGACAAAGAGGCCTCAATCCCCAATTACCACACAATATTTCAGGAATTCACGATTCTCAAAGTATCTTCGAGTGGTAAACTACTGGAAGAAATTTCTATTTTTGATCTTCTTCATAATAATGGACTGTCTGGGTTGTTATATATGTCCAGCATAGATAATTGGGATACTGTAGTGCATGGAGATACCTTACACCTTAACGATATTGAGATATTTTCCAACAAAATGACGTCGGGAATTTTTCAAACGGGTGACATCATGATTTCACTACGAAACATTAATTCCGTTATGGTTTTTGATGGCGCTACCCACAAGCTCAAAGCATCCAGCATAGGTCAGGTATTACGCCAGCACGATCCTGATTTCGTCGACGGTAATACAGTGACTATTTTTGATAACAATAATTTATTGCCAGATGTCAAAAATCCGTCAAGCCGAATAGTCTTATGGGATACTCGTGATAATACTGTGAACACCGTATTTGAGGGCAGTCAAGAAACGCCATTCTTCACTCATATTATGGGAAAGCACCAACGTTTACCTAATGGCAATATGCTGTTGGTCGAGTCGACTAAAGGGCGTGTAGTGGAGATTACAGGAGACAACGAAATAGTGTGGGACTACATGAATATTATTGCTGGTGGGCTGGCAGGTATAGTGGATGATGCTCAGCGCCTGCCCATTGCAATGGATCAGAAATTTTTTTCTGATGCGAGGGAGTCATGTCAGTAG